A genome region from Sebaldella sp. S0638 includes the following:
- the dgoD gene encoding galactonate dehydratase — protein MKISSFKIYEVKPRWIFIKIITDEGIEGWGEMISGTKTEAVTACANEMCKKIIGRDPFDIEALWQELYRSFFRGGPINMTVISGIETALWDIKGKYYNMPVYEFLGGKVRDKLKVYSWIGGDRPNNVAEEAKQRFDQGFTAVKMNATEELHYIDSYEKVDQVLERINSIKELLGNKVQVGIDFHGRVHKPMAKILIKELEPFRPMFIEEPVLPENWDAIIDIAKNSPIPIATGERLSTRWEFKRLFNNNSVDIIQPDVALAGGILETRKIAAAAEMYDIAVAPHAPYGSIALAATLQLDMCTPNVFIQEQSLGIHYNKGFDLIDFVKNKEIFMFKDGYLDVPEKPGLGIEIDEDLVKKVAAEGLVWSNPKWKNYDGTIAEW, from the coding sequence ATGAAAATATCATCATTTAAGATATATGAGGTAAAGCCAAGATGGATTTTTATAAAAATAATAACTGATGAAGGAATAGAAGGCTGGGGAGAGATGATTTCAGGGACTAAGACTGAAGCAGTCACAGCCTGTGCCAATGAAATGTGCAAAAAAATAATAGGACGTGATCCTTTTGATATAGAAGCACTGTGGCAGGAATTATACAGATCTTTCTTCAGGGGCGGGCCTATAAATATGACTGTAATTTCAGGAATAGAAACAGCTTTATGGGATATAAAAGGAAAATATTATAATATGCCTGTTTATGAATTCCTTGGAGGAAAAGTAAGGGATAAACTGAAAGTGTACTCGTGGATTGGCGGAGACAGACCTAATAATGTGGCAGAGGAAGCTAAACAGCGTTTTGATCAGGGATTTACAGCTGTAAAAATGAATGCTACAGAGGAACTTCACTATATAGATTCATATGAAAAAGTAGATCAGGTTTTGGAGAGAATAAATTCTATAAAGGAACTGCTTGGTAATAAGGTACAGGTGGGTATCGACTTTCACGGAAGAGTCCATAAGCCTATGGCAAAAATCCTTATTAAAGAACTGGAACCTTTCAGACCGATGTTTATAGAAGAACCTGTACTTCCTGAGAATTGGGATGCAATAATTGATATAGCGAAAAATTCTCCTATCCCTATAGCCACAGGTGAAAGATTAAGCACAAGATGGGAGTTTAAGAGACTGTTTAATAATAATTCCGTGGATATAATTCAGCCGGATGTAGCACTTGCAGGGGGAATACTGGAAACAAGAAAAATAGCAGCTGCAGCAGAAATGTATGATATAGCAGTGGCACCGCATGCACCTTACGGATCGATAGCTCTTGCGGCAACATTACAGCTTGATATGTGTACACCGAATGTATTTATACAGGAGCAGAGCCTTGGAATTCATTATAACAAAGGATTTGACCTGATAGATTTCGTAAAGAATAAAGAGATATTTATGTTTAAGGATGGTTATCTGGATGTCCCTGAAAAGCCGGGACTGGGAATAGAAATAGATGAAGACCTTGTAAAGAAAGTAGCAGCAGAAGGACTTGTATGGTCTAATCCAAAATGGAAAAACTATGACGGAACTATAGCTGAATGGTAG